The Vigna unguiculata cultivar IT97K-499-35 chromosome 6, ASM411807v1, whole genome shotgun sequence genome contains a region encoding:
- the LOC114188421 gene encoding uncharacterized protein LOC114188421: MSPKWLSKKVEKSLIENPKFKIKDVREKGLRKWNTSISVAMARRAKSLASDQVEGSFKEQFRRIHDYAYEILRCNTDGCFLKGKYGGELLTVVARDANDQMLPLAYAIVEVENKETWKWFLEILVDDLGGAKVCGTCTFMSDQQKGLLPAIHELLPGAKQRFCMRHLYSNFKKRFGGQKLKNLMWKAATVTHLVARKRVMRDIKKENKDAFKFWSRSRFTRNAVTDTVVNNMTEAFNSVLVDARSKPVISMLEDIRIYMMKRWQSKRQKLEKMEGQICPKINSKLQEESKKTRYWIPSCAGGKVFEVAHLSMEGDKYVVNLDTQDCSCRNWMITGIPCCHALAAIMFLNLNAEDYIPLYFRKSSFEEMYNSIIYPINGQNMWPTTDFPDVMPPHKRIMPGRPKKKRMLEQWELRKDDMQLGIGGHRKRFRVCHVLGHNRRHCPQLPTQVQSSQPIDAPPQPTQPSQEPTSATRQPTQPSQGPTSATPQPTQPSQEPTNCAV, translated from the exons ATGAGTCCAAAATGGCTTAGTAAGAAGGTAGAGAAGTCTTTGATTGAAAATCCTAAATTCAAGATTAAGGATGTGCGAGAAAAAGGGTTGAGGAAGTGGAATACAAGTATTTCAGTGGCTATGGCTCGTAGGGCAAAATCCTTAGCTTCAGACCAAGTGGAAGGGTCATTCAAAGAACAATTTCGAAGAATACATGATTATGCTTATGAAATTCTGAGATGCAATACAG ATGGTTGCTTCCTCAAAGGGAAATATGGGGGCGAGTTGCTAACTGTAGTGGCTAGGGATGCCAACGACCAGATGCTTCCTCTAGCATACGCCATTGTGGAGGTAGAGAACAAAGAGACTTGGAAATGGTTTTTGGAAATCCTAGTGGATGATCTAGGAGGAGCTAAAGTCTGTGGGACATGTACATTTATGTCAGATCAACAAAAG GGTCTGTTGCCTGCAATTCATGAGTTATTACCTGGTGCAAAGCAACGATTTTGTATGAGGCATCTGTACTCTAATTTCAAAAAACGGTTTGGTGGCCAGAAGTTGAAGAACTTAATGTGGAAGGCAGCAACTGTGACACACCTTGTGGCCCGGAAAAGGGTAATGAGAGATATAAAAAAGGAGAATAAGGATGCTTTCAA GTTTTGGTCCAGATCAAGATTCACTAGGAATGCTGTCACTGACACAGTAGTAAATAACATGACAGAGGCATTTAACAGTGTGCTTGTTGATGCTAGAAGCAAGCCTGTTATCTCAATGTTGGAAGACATACGAATATACATGATGAAGAGGTGGCAATCCAAAAGACAAAAGCTGGAAAAAATGGAGGGGCAAATCTGTCCTAAAATTAACAGCAAACTACAAGAAGAATCCAAAAAAACTAGATATTGGATCCCAAG TTGTGCTGGGGGGAAAGTATTTGAAGTTGCACACCTATCAATGGAAGGTGACAAGTATGTTGTCAACCTAGACACCCAAGATTGCAGCTGCAGGAACTGGATGATAACTGGCATCCCGTGCTGCCATGCACTTGCTGCCATCATGTTCTTGAACTTGAATGCAGAAGATTATATCCCCCTATATTTCAGGAAATCAAGTTTTGAAGAGATGTACAACTCCATTATCTACCCTATCAATGGACAAAACATGTGGCCCACCACTGATTTCCCAGATGTCATGCCTCCACATAAAAGGATTATGCCTGGGCGACCCAAGAAAAAGAGAATGCTGGAACAATGGGAGTTGAGGAAAGATGACATGCAATTAGGAATAGGTGGCCATAGAAAAAGATTCAGAGTTTGTCATGTACTGGGGCACAATAGAAGACATTGCCCACAACTGCCTACACAAGTACAGTCCTCACAGCCAATTGATGCTCCTCCACAACCAACCCAACCATCTCAGGAACCAACTTCTGCTACTCGACAACCAACCCAGCCATCTCAGGGACCAACTTCTGCTACTCCACAACCAACCCAACCATCTCAAGAACCAACCAATTGTGCAGTCTGA